The stretch of DNA CTTTGTAtgaaacttaaaaaaaaatgtttggatttgtataatgctataaatgtatatgaatAGTTTACATGGATAACATACATCTATATGTAATTCAAAAATCTAGAAAAAGTTAATATTCTTTAACGACACTATTAATTGTTTATGGGATTAAATGTAAGatgtattaattaaatgttaaattgtaaaataagtATTCAGCAATATCAAATTTTGTTATGTATAATTTTTGCtttaatattgttaaatatatgcATCCGTGATTTCATTGATTACATTGATTCTATTAATATTAAGTTTAGGAATATTTTCGTACAGAATGTCATATAGAATAGTCGCCTTCTACGTACAGAATTTCTTGGCAAAATAAATGACAAATTTtgtgttatataaattaatttaagtCTACAAATTTATGTTAAAAAGCATGTTACTTTTTTTGTTAGCAATAAAACTGGTTACAATGGTTTATGTATATTCGACAAAATTGGAGTATTCGTAATGTAGGATGTATTTTTGCCATTTTAATATTGTCATTCTATGTCATGAAGTATTCATAGTTTAAAACGATAACATTTATAACTTTGTCAtagttataaatttaattgtaaaagATTGTAATATGCACATGTACATCTTCACAACGTATTTTTAATCATATTTTAAGTGAAAAATGTACgttattaataacaataatagataatatatTACTGATATactagaaatattaattttaagcgATCATGACATTTCTATCATTTTAGATACTTGATACAGTGCCGTGCTGGTCGTTTTGATTAAAGATGGAGGAGGCTGGTAATGAGAAGTTTCTGTCAAGGAGGCGTTCCGCAGCTCTTAAAGCTTTCAAAGTTAAAGACGAACGAGTAGCAACTTTTAAAAAGGTACGtgcataatttttaatactacTTATTCTATTATAGTTAGTTAGTCGTAAATTTTATCCAAAATTTCAATGTATCTCCCGGCATTGTTTTCGATACATCGTAAACAACAATGGGAATGTTACATTTTTACGTCTTTTTAGGTAGCTGCGATTTTGCAAAAATCTGAAAGGGACAGAACTGCAGAAGAAACAGGGATACTCGTATCTTGTAGTGATGTAGTAAAAGAGGTTAATTTAAGGTATAGCCATTTTGGAAATCATTGATTGTACACTGTGAACATgtcaaattattttgttattgcTAACATAATATGGAAAATTGTCATAATATATGAATCTTCTTATCGTTTTtatgaacaaataaatatttagaaaatgtaGTTTAGTAATAAATATGCTGACAATTATGTTAACAAAAAATTTACCAATTTCTTAGGCAAGAGAAAAGACATAGAGTAAAAGCAAGGCTTGAGGAGGTAGAAGATGCACCAgaaattttagaagaaaaGTGTATGAGGTTGGCTGCAGCTATCAGCAGAGCAACATCGCTTGCTGTTTATACTGGTGCTGGTATTAGTACAGCCGCTTCTATCCCTGATTATAGAGGAACAAATGGTGTTTGGACTCGTTTACAACAAGGAAAAGATATCGGGTAATGTTAAAACTAATCAAATAGTGTTAAAGGATAATTAATTAGATTTAGCTTTCTTTTACTATTTATATTACTAGGtattttgattaatttattatatatttcagaAATCATGATCTTAGCCAAGCAGAACCAACGTTGACACATATGGCTCTTTATGCCTTATATAAAGCAAGGGTTTTAAAACATGTAGTTTCTCAAAATTGTGATGGACTTCATTTGCGTAGTGGAATACCTCGTACACTTCTATCTGAAGTTCATGGCAATATGTATGTAGAAGTTTGTAGAATGTGTAAACCATATAGAGAATATTGGAGACTATTCGATGTTACTGAAAAAACTGCTCGATATTCTCATGGTACTGGAAGATTATGCCATAGATGTAACTCTGGTTTGCAAGATTCCATTGTTCATTTTGGTGAAAGAGGCAATCTTCCTTGGCCAATTAATTGGAATGGTGCAACAAGAGCAGCAAAACAAGCAGATGTTATATTGTGTTTAGGTTCTAGCTTAAAAGTTCTGAAGAAATACCCATGGTTGTGGCAGATGGATAGGCCGATACACAAACGTCCGTCACTGTACATTGTAAATTTACAATGGACGCCGAAGGACGAAAACGCagttttgaaaataaatggaaaatgcGACGAAGTTATGAAAAGAATTATGGCTCATCTTGGGTTGGAAATACCACAGTATAATCGTGCCAAGGATCCTATTTTTTTCCACGCTGTACGACTTAGAAATAATGAACAGCACACAACAAGTCAACCTTGCTTGGAGGAGCCATCCAATACTGTTCATAAGGAACTAAATCAAATTAATGACAATTTTCACGAAGATGTTTCATCCGAAACCAAAGAGGAAGAATGTGTTTCATCCAAAAGAGTAACCGAATCAATGTCTGCTTATTCAGCTCCATTTTTTACTGCATTACCATTTTTGTCCATGGGCTTACCATTTCCACCAATGTATATGTGCCCTCAACTAACaccatttttttattatccatTCATGCAAGTACCGGATATGACCTCAGACGTGCCAAAACCTAAACCTACGTGTATTTTCTGCATGGAAAACGAAGGCTCTCTTACTTGCCTTTATTACCAACGAGACGCAGATAATTCTAATTTAATAGGACCTGAAAGTAAGCAgataaaagatacaaaaaCATTGGTAATCCATTCAGATCCTCCAATAGCTGCTAAAAATCCTGGGTGGTTTGGTAAAGGATATCGCAAAGGCATGAAAAAGAAACGGTAGCATTTACTCTTTCTCATATACGacctttctttcatttctgttataatacgtatatgatatatgatatatgatatgataatgtatgtaaatgtttGATTTCTCCATATCATGATGAGATCTGTATACACAATTTAGATATGCGTAGGAAATTAATTCCAGTACCCAAAATTTtagcaattaattaaattaaagtatttaaaattaaaaaacttAAATCTCCATACTCTGAAGTATTCTATTATTCCTGTTTAGTAGTTGtgtgattatttaattttaaagtttCAGTTACAGAATGAAAcaattaatacatatttaagaACATCTACAAATATCTAACCTgaaaattgttaatttcatTGTCAAGTGCTTATTATGAAATTTGCTCGATTTAATGTTTTTACTATTGTACAGGCTAATTGTATTGTGATTTTTAGTTGTAAGATTCGTAAAGTGTGCAAATCATGAAAAGTTATAGTGACCAAAGtgatatatcttttattacaattttttactttgtatTTGTACAGTTGAATGtaacataatttaaaaaaaaaagaatgtatGCATAAGTAGTATACGTGTAAAgctttttgtatctttttatattGATTTACCATTCCAGTTTTATGAACTAGGAGTTAGAACAAAATTAATCCTATGAATATTAAAGGACTGTTTGTAATAAGTATCGAAGTATATTAGCTCCTTTTTTTTACTAAACGATGCAATAAACAAtacaacattttatataaaaatataaacatccatcttttatttatttatttatttttttatatagcCATTTCAAAATGAAGCAGATATAAACAAGGTATatctgaaattatttattaactatGAAATCAAACGTAACGCGATATATAAACATGCGCGTGCCTATACACACAGTGcatttttttatatcattaaaaaatttactattttgtattatacatataactaTATggtgatttttaataatacagaCTACATGTAATGtatgaaaaacataaaattttttaaaaatatgcaataatatattttttttaaaatgatgcagctataaaaataacattaaGTAAGTCACGGTATTTCGGATAAAACAGACTGTTACTTATAAgcttattaattaattatatactgATAGACAAATCAATATGTAATAAC from Bombus huntii isolate Logan2020A chromosome 3, iyBomHunt1.1, whole genome shotgun sequence encodes:
- the LOC126863488 gene encoding NAD-dependent protein deacetylase sirtuin-7; the encoded protein is MEEAGNEKFLSRRRSAALKAFKVKDERVATFKKVAAILQKSERDRTAEETGILVSCSDVVKEVNLRQEKRHRVKARLEEVEDAPEILEEKCMRLAAAISRATSLAVYTGAGISTAASIPDYRGTNGVWTRLQQGKDIGNHDLSQAEPTLTHMALYALYKARVLKHVVSQNCDGLHLRSGIPRTLLSEVHGNMYVEVCRMCKPYREYWRLFDVTEKTARYSHGTGRLCHRCNSGLQDSIVHFGERGNLPWPINWNGATRAAKQADVILCLGSSLKVLKKYPWLWQMDRPIHKRPSLYIVNLQWTPKDENAVLKINGKCDEVMKRIMAHLGLEIPQYNRAKDPIFFHAVRLRNNEQHTTSQPCLEEPSNTVHKELNQINDNFHEDVSSETKEEECVSSKRVTESMSAYSAPFFTALPFLSMGLPFPPMYMCPQLTPFFYYPFMQVPDMTSDVPKPKPTCIFCMENEGSLTCLYYQRDADNSNLIGPESKQIKDTKTLVIHSDPPIAAKNPGWFGKGYRKGMKKKR